One genomic window of Vigna radiata var. radiata cultivar VC1973A unplaced genomic scaffold, Vradiata_ver6 scaffold_154, whole genome shotgun sequence includes the following:
- the LOC106752541 gene encoding DNA-directed RNA polymerase V subunit 5A — translation MAAENGFELARVGGEGEEQEEAEQVKGCLSKFIDDGSVESHRYYLSRRTTLEMLRDRGYSIPSSEIDLSLSQFRHMHGHSPDPDRLRLSLNHATNPSKRILVIFCGPGSVKVTAIRNIAGQIVNRDTLSGLILIVESHVTSQALKAVELFSFKVEIFQITDLLVNITKHVLKPKHQVLTDRQKKNLLKKFNIEEKQLPRMLKTDAIARYYGLERGQVVKVTYSGEITQMHVTYRCVW, via the exons ATGGCAGCTGAGAACGGGTTCGAATTGGCGAGAGtgggaggagaaggagaagaacaagaagaagcaGAACAAGTGAAAGGGTGTTTGAGTAAGTTCATCGATGATGGCAGCGTTGAAAGTCACAGATACTACTTGTCTCGCAGAACCACTTTGGAAATGCTCAGAGACAGAGGCTACTCCATTCCCTCCAGCGAAATCGACCTTTCTCTCTCCCAATTCCGCCACATGCATGGTCATTCCCCCGACCCTGACCGTCTCCGCCTCTCCCTCAATCACGCCACCAACCCTTCCAAAAGG ATTTTAGTAATTTTCTGCGGACCGGGTTCTGTGAAAGTTACTGCCATTCGGAACATTGCGGGACAGATTGTTAATAGAGACACTTTGAGTGGTCTTATATTGATAGTGGAGAGTCATGTTACTAGCCAGGCCTTGAAAGCCGTTGAACTTTTTTCCTTCAAGGTTGAAATTTTCCAG ATCACAGATTTGCTTGTTAATATTACAAAGCATGTGTTGAAGCCAAAGCATCAAGTGCTGACTGATAGGCAGAAGAAAAATCTCCTGAAGAAGTTCAATATAGAAGAAAAGCAG CTTCCCCGCATGCTAAAGACTGATGCAATTGCACGATATTATGGACTTGAGAGGGGCCAAGTAGTTAAAGTTACCTATAGTGGTGAAATCACCCAGATGCATGTCACATATCGATGTGTGTGGTGA